The Lysobacter panacisoli genome includes a window with the following:
- the purD gene encoding phosphoribosylamine--glycine ligase has product MKILVIGSGGREHALAWKLAQSPRISEVLVAPGNAGTATEPKCRNVDVPASDIDALLALVEREGVSVTVVGPEGPLVNGVVDRFRAVGHRIFGPTKDAAQLEGSKAYAKNFLARHGIPTAHYAVFTEAEAALEYVQDKGAPIVIKADGLAAGKGVIVAMTLAEAEAAITDMLSDYAFGAAGARVVIEEFLEGEEASFISMVDGKTALPMATSQDHKRVGDRDTGPNTGGMGAYSPAPVVTPEVHARIMREVVEPTVRGMASDGIPFTGFLYAGLMIDKSGAPKVIEYNVRFGDPETQPVMLRLRSDLLDLVEAAIDERLHTAKAQWDPRPSLGVVMAAEGYPGTPRTGDVIGSWDAPEVDDVKVFHAGTQVEGEHVVTAGGRVLCVCALGDSVADAQHKAYEAVAGISWHGEFHRHDIGWRAIERERSAEPA; this is encoded by the coding sequence ATGAAAATCCTCGTCATCGGTTCCGGCGGTCGCGAACATGCCCTGGCCTGGAAGCTCGCGCAGTCGCCGCGCATCAGCGAGGTGCTGGTCGCGCCGGGCAACGCCGGTACCGCGACCGAGCCCAAGTGCCGCAACGTGGACGTGCCCGCTTCCGATATCGACGCCCTGCTCGCTCTGGTCGAACGCGAGGGCGTGAGCGTCACCGTCGTCGGTCCCGAAGGCCCGCTGGTCAACGGCGTCGTCGACCGCTTCCGCGCGGTAGGCCACCGCATCTTCGGGCCCACGAAGGACGCCGCACAGCTCGAAGGCAGCAAGGCGTACGCCAAGAACTTTCTCGCCCGCCACGGCATTCCGACCGCGCACTACGCGGTGTTCACCGAGGCCGAGGCCGCGCTCGAATACGTGCAGGACAAGGGCGCGCCCATCGTCATCAAGGCCGATGGCCTGGCCGCCGGCAAGGGCGTGATCGTGGCGATGACGCTGGCCGAAGCCGAAGCCGCCATCACCGACATGCTGTCCGACTACGCGTTCGGCGCGGCGGGCGCGCGCGTGGTGATCGAGGAGTTCCTCGAGGGCGAGGAAGCCAGCTTCATTTCGATGGTCGACGGCAAGACCGCGCTGCCGATGGCGACCAGCCAGGACCACAAGCGCGTCGGCGACCGCGACACCGGCCCCAACACCGGCGGCATGGGCGCGTATTCGCCCGCGCCGGTGGTCACGCCGGAAGTGCACGCACGGATCATGCGCGAAGTCGTCGAACCCACCGTGCGCGGCATGGCGAGCGACGGCATTCCCTTCACCGGTTTCCTCTACGCCGGCCTGATGATCGACAAGAGCGGCGCGCCGAAGGTCATCGAATACAACGTGCGTTTCGGCGATCCGGAAACGCAGCCGGTGATGCTGCGCCTGCGCTCGGACCTGCTCGACCTGGTCGAGGCCGCCATCGACGAACGCCTGCACACAGCGAAGGCGCAGTGGGATCCGCGCCCGTCGCTGGGCGTGGTGATGGCCGCCGAAGGCTACCCCGGCACGCCGCGTACCGGCGATGTCATCGGCAGCTGGGACGCGCCGGAAGTCGACGACGTGAAGGTCTTCCACGCCGGCACACAGGTCGAAGGCGAACACGTCGTCACCGCCGGCGGTCGCGTGTTGTGCGTGTGCGCACTGGGCGACAGCGTCGCCGATGCGCAGCACAAGGCGTACGAAGCGGTCGCTG
- a CDS encoding GNAT family N-acetyltransferase, which yields MWIRTETQDDHDAIRALLRAAFTDVPGAGRIEVDFVDALRESGDLKLSLVADIDGRIAGVVVFSPVDIGDGTPHWYGLGPVAVMPQDQRHGVGGALIRAGLAELAERGAAGCVVLGEPDYYGRFGFRADPRLRYGDVPAQYFQALAFNDTVPQGEVRYHAAFSAAE from the coding sequence ATGTGGATCCGCACCGAAACCCAGGACGATCACGACGCAATCCGCGCACTGCTGCGCGCTGCCTTCACCGACGTGCCGGGCGCGGGCCGCATCGAGGTGGACTTCGTCGATGCGCTGCGCGAAAGCGGCGACTTGAAGCTCTCGCTGGTGGCGGACATCGACGGGCGCATCGCCGGCGTGGTGGTGTTCTCGCCGGTCGACATCGGCGACGGCACACCGCACTGGTACGGATTGGGCCCGGTCGCGGTGATGCCGCAGGACCAGCGCCACGGCGTCGGTGGCGCGCTGATCCGCGCGGGTCTGGCGGAACTGGCCGAACGCGGCGCCGCGGGCTGCGTGGTCCTGGGGGAACCCGACTACTACGGCCGCTTCGGGTTCCGCGCCGACCCTCGCCTGCGTTACGGCGACGTGCCGGCGCAGTACTTCCAGGCGCTGGCCTTCAACGACACCGTTCCCCAGGGCGAAGTGCGCTACCACGCCGCGTTTTCGGCGGCGGAATGA